A single window of Labrus mixtus chromosome 23, fLabMix1.1, whole genome shotgun sequence DNA harbors:
- the LOC132958431 gene encoding complement C1q-like protein 4 produces the protein MLWFLLLFCGLSLADEGGNDPETQSCFPDMCNLLKEFGAMSEKIKSLETRLQESETRLQNSESQILELKNKEGTKVIFSTAVGEGKKHIGPFTTDTTLIYKTVITNIGNAYNAATGIFTAPVAGVYYFTIFFHAGWTHRTSLHLYKNSEMKLSTFDEDTVTNRTDNGGNAGYLHLQQGDQVYVRLFKNSHVWGNAGFTTFSGSLVTQM, from the exons ATGCTCTGGTTTCTTTTGCTGTTCTGTGGCTTGTCTTTGGCTGATGAGGGTGGCAATGATCCTGAAACACAGTCATGCTTTCCTGACATGTGTAATCTCCTGAAAGAGTTTGGTGCCATGTCAGAAAAAATCAAATCTTTGGAAACCAGGCTGCAGGAAAGTGAAACCAGGCTGCAGAACAGTGAAAGTCAAATTCTGGAACTGAAGAACAAAG AGGGAACCAAGGTGATCTTCAGTACAGCGgtaggagaaggaaaaaaacacattggacCTTTCACCACAGACACAACTTTAATCTACAAAACAGTGATTACAAACATTGGAAACGCCTACAATGCAGCCACAG GTATCTTCACTGCACCTGTTGCAGGTGTTTATTACTTCACCATCTTTTTTCATGCTGGATGGACACATAGGACATCTCTGCATCTCTACAAGAACTCTGAGATGAAACTCTCTACCTTTGATGAAGATACAGTGACCAACAGAACTGATAATGGAGGAAACGCAGGGTATCTTCATCTACAGCAAGGAGACCAGGTGTATGTGCGCCTGTTTAAAAATTCACATGTTTGGGGAAACGCCGGTTTTACGACTTTTAGTGGTTCTTTGGTCACTCAAATGTGA
- the LOC132958432 gene encoding uncharacterized protein LOC132958432, whose translation MSSTCLWVLLLLCGLTSAEVGENVVETRSCFPDMCDRLREFGSMADKLKVMETRLQDSESRLQDSESGLKMTETRLKMTETRLKMTETRLQDSESRLEVSEARLKIGETRLNDSEHQILDLKSKERTKVIFSAAIDGNGAVGPYNADTTLVNRTVITNISNAYNVATANTLFNRFLLLNIHDTVYRQYQLKQYNTTTTTTSL comes from the exons ATGAGTTCTACTTGTTTGTGGGTTTTATTGCTGTTGTGTGGCTTGACTTCAGCCGAGGTTGGTGAGAATGTTGTTGAAACACGTTCATGCTTTCCTGATATGTGTGATCGTCTGAGAGAGTTCGGATCCATGGCAGACAAACTCAAAGTTATGGAAACCAGGCTGCAGGACAGTGAAAGCAGGCTGCAGGACAGTGAAAGCGGGCTGAAGATGACTGAAACCAGGCTGAAGATGACTGAAACCAGGCTGAAGATGACTGAAACCAGGCTGCAGGACAGTGAATCCAGGCTAGAGGTCAGTGAAGCCAGGCTGAAAATTGGTGAAACCAGGCTAAATGACAGTGAACACCAGATTCTTGATCTGAAGAGCAAAG AGAGAACCAAGGTGATCTTCAGTGCAGCGATAGATGGAAATGGAGCCGTTGGACCGTACAACGCAGACACAACTTTAGTCAACAGAACAGTGATCACAAACATCAGCAACGCCTACAATGTAGCCACAGCTAACACTCTGTTCAATAGATTTTTGCTGTTGAATATTCATGACACGGTTTACAGACAGTATCAATTAAAGcaatacaacacaacaacaacaacaacatcactgTGA
- the LOC132958428 gene encoding cerebellin-2-like — protein MLWFLLLFCGLSLAEEGANDPDTCFPDMCNLLKEVGAMSEKIKSLESRLQESETRLQDSETRLQDSETRLQNSESQILELKNKEGTKVIFSTAVGEGKKHIGPFTTDTTLIYKTVITNIGNAYNAATGIFTAPVAGVYYFTIFFHAGWTHKTSLHLYKNSEATLSTSDEDTVTNRTDNGGNAGYLHLQRGDQVYVRLFKNSHVWGNGGFTTFSGSLITQM, from the exons ATGCTCTGGTTTCTTTTGCTGTTCTGTGGCTTGTCTTTGGCTGAGGAGGGTGCCAATGATCCTGACACATGCTTTCCTGACATGTGTAATCTCCTGAAAGAGGTTGGTGCCATGTCAGAAAAAATCAAATCTTTGGAAAGCAGGCTGCAGGAAAGTGAAACCAGGCTGCAGGACAGTGAAACCAGGCTGCAGGACAGTGAAACCAGGCTGCAGAACAGTGAAAGTCAAATTCTGGAACTGAAGAACAAAG AGGGAACCAAGGTGATCTTCAGTACAGCGgtaggagaaggaaaaaaacacattggacCTTTCACCACAGACACAACTTTAATCTACAAAACAGTGATTACAAACATTGGAAACGCCTACAATGCAGCCACAG GTATCTTCACTGCACCTGTTGCAGGTGTTTATTACTTCACCATCTTTTTTCATGCTGGATGGACACATAAGACATCTCTGCATCTCTACAAGAACTCTGAGGCGACACTCTCTACCTCTGATGAAGATACAGTGACCAACAGAACTGATAATGGAGGAAACGCAGGGTATCTTCATCTACAGCGAGGAGACCAGGTGTATGTGCGCCTGTTTAAAAATTCACATGTTTGGGGAAACGGCGGTTTTACGACTTTTAGTGGTTCTTTGATCACTCAAATGTGA